The following proteins are co-located in the Vibrio azureus genome:
- the ygjK gene encoding alpha-glucosidase, with amino-acid sequence MNTKKSFLTVSITSALLLGCFSDSNNSNNEQSQPILASQFSNILDRSGTPNHLAEVGAGNHMAYTPLHDNGAWHGHLLPDLSQSNENTAGGFGTTIIAEEYNVSMAKYLEKPMIILDGKKADFTTKAYSIPGALIQKLTTQDGLVIDLTLRFVSDRSSLLETKVLNPTSQSLELSLSGQLVMGYYAKDGDAQSQPSLSEKLPDYTRTLNSDNVGNVVVDFGRERDSWYVRTTGESAFHITRSIPTITTLTDNAYTSIKRITGNETFYTVFTHTLTAQEWAKEKTVVDDILANPTTYLTASINRWETYLEKGLSNDSVAPEHERVAVKAIETLNGNWRSPAGVLDHHTVTPSVTARWFSGNLTWPWDTWKQAYAMAHFNPDVAMENIRAVFQYQVQEGDALRPWDQGFLLDVVGMNMGKPRAEAENRTEFNDAQTWNERDTKPSLASWAVWEVYSALKNEHQREAEAIAFLQEMYPKLVAYHNWWLTARDTNKNGIPEYGATFDTEHNVTAEEAAKPRDMHNNWNGLAINAMKYKYIKLGEDKWTYDAGIEGYNALLDSQNYVDIGSPAQTAASWESGRDDAAVFGFIDTIADAKSTEPMSITQAQQIDQLGRYAVKHGFDNSITVNEIVDGNGKLTYIAEYTNTTPENNDKLNLAKKEWQVKFAESKDTNGQIVGYSLKQESVDQASYWYSDNNYLAKIAQAIGFSDDALEFKAKAEKTKQYINQCMFDANSGFYYDISINSVSLSNGCAGEPLSHRGMGPEGWSPLFNGAATQENADAVVKNMLDINKFNTHVPLGTAALDSPAYGADIYWRGRVWVDQFYFGVRGMANYGYQAQANEYVARLFQNAEGLTADRPIQENYNPETGAVQGANNFSWSSAHLYMLYNGFIN; translated from the coding sequence ATGAATACAAAAAAATCCTTTTTAACCGTTTCCATTACCAGTGCCCTACTCCTTGGTTGTTTTAGTGATTCTAACAACTCAAATAATGAACAAAGCCAACCGATTCTCGCCTCACAATTTAGTAATATTCTTGACCGCTCAGGTACCCCTAATCACTTAGCAGAAGTTGGAGCAGGCAATCACATGGCTTACACCCCATTGCATGATAATGGAGCATGGCATGGACATTTGTTACCAGATTTAAGCCAAAGCAACGAAAATACAGCTGGAGGATTTGGAACGACAATTATTGCTGAAGAATACAATGTCTCTATGGCAAAATACCTAGAGAAGCCGATGATCATTCTTGACGGCAAGAAAGCGGACTTCACCACCAAGGCATACAGTATTCCGGGTGCTTTGATTCAGAAATTAACCACTCAAGATGGCTTGGTGATCGATTTAACATTACGTTTCGTTTCAGATCGCTCTTCTCTGCTAGAAACGAAAGTCTTAAATCCGACGTCACAATCTCTTGAACTGTCTCTTTCTGGCCAGCTGGTCATGGGGTACTACGCCAAAGATGGAGATGCTCAAAGTCAGCCGTCTCTGTCAGAAAAGTTACCGGACTATACTCGAACACTCAATAGCGATAATGTAGGTAATGTTGTTGTTGATTTCGGCCGTGAGCGGGACTCTTGGTATGTGAGAACCACTGGTGAATCCGCGTTCCATATTACGCGCAGCATCCCTACCATCACGACACTCACTGACAATGCCTACACATCAATAAAACGTATTACAGGCAATGAAACTTTCTATACTGTCTTCACCCATACATTAACTGCGCAAGAATGGGCCAAAGAGAAAACAGTCGTTGATGATATTTTAGCTAATCCTACAACCTATTTAACCGCCTCAATCAACCGTTGGGAAACTTATCTAGAGAAAGGGCTAAGTAATGATTCAGTTGCCCCAGAACATGAGCGTGTGGCCGTTAAAGCAATTGAAACTTTAAACGGTAACTGGCGAAGCCCTGCAGGTGTTCTGGATCATCACACTGTTACACCTTCTGTCACTGCACGTTGGTTCTCTGGCAACTTAACTTGGCCTTGGGATACCTGGAAGCAAGCTTATGCCATGGCACACTTTAACCCAGACGTTGCTATGGAAAATATTCGAGCCGTTTTCCAATACCAAGTCCAAGAAGGCGATGCACTTCGTCCATGGGATCAAGGATTTTTGCTTGATGTCGTTGGTATGAATATGGGCAAACCAAGAGCAGAAGCCGAAAATAGAACCGAGTTTAACGATGCTCAAACATGGAATGAGCGAGATACCAAACCTTCTCTAGCCTCTTGGGCAGTTTGGGAAGTGTACAGTGCACTTAAAAATGAACACCAGCGTGAAGCAGAAGCGATAGCATTTCTTCAAGAGATGTACCCTAAATTAGTCGCCTACCATAATTGGTGGTTAACCGCTCGTGATACCAACAAAAATGGCATTCCTGAATATGGTGCGACTTTTGATACTGAACACAATGTCACAGCAGAAGAGGCCGCCAAACCAAGAGATATGCATAACAACTGGAATGGCCTAGCGATTAATGCTATGAAGTATAAATACATCAAGCTCGGTGAAGACAAATGGACATACGATGCGGGTATTGAGGGTTATAACGCGCTGCTGGATTCACAAAACTATGTCGATATTGGCAGCCCCGCACAAACTGCGGCTTCTTGGGAGTCCGGTCGTGATGACGCCGCCGTATTTGGCTTCATTGATACGATTGCAGATGCAAAAAGTACCGAACCGATGAGCATTACTCAAGCTCAACAAATCGACCAACTGGGCCGTTATGCAGTCAAACACGGCTTTGATAACAGTATAACAGTCAATGAAATTGTCGACGGTAATGGCAAATTGACCTACATCGCTGAATACACCAACACAACACCAGAAAATAACGATAAGCTCAACCTAGCTAAAAAAGAGTGGCAAGTAAAATTTGCTGAAAGCAAAGACACTAACGGCCAAATTGTAGGATATTCTCTAAAACAGGAATCGGTTGATCAAGCTTCTTATTGGTATTCTGATAACAATTATCTAGCAAAAATCGCTCAAGCCATCGGCTTTAGTGACGATGCGCTTGAGTTTAAAGCGAAAGCCGAGAAAACCAAACAATACATTAATCAGTGTATGTTCGATGCCAATAGTGGCTTTTATTATGACATCAGCATCAATTCAGTCAGCCTAAGTAATGGCTGTGCCGGGGAGCCTCTAAGCCATCGAGGCATGGGGCCGGAAGGCTGGTCGCCCTTGTTTAATGGTGCCGCGACACAAGAAAACGCTGACGCCGTAGTCAAAAACATGTTGGACATCAATAAGTTCAACACCCATGTTCCACTAGGAACAGCGGCACTTGATAGCCCAGCTTATGGCGCAGATATCTATTGGCGTGGCCGAGTTTGGGTTGACCAATTCTATTTTGGGGTCCGAGGGATGGCAAACTATGGCTATCAAGCACAAGCCAATGAGTATGTTGCCCGTTTGTTCCAGAATGCGGAAGGCTTAACAGCTGATCGTCCAATCCAAGAGAACTACAATCCCGAAACAGGTGCTGTTCAAGGTGCGAACAACTTCTCTTGGTCATCGGCGCATTTATATATGCTCTACAATGGATTCATTAATTAG
- a CDS encoding VOC family protein produces MIQLEHVNLVVKDIPAVLKFYLVAFPHWKVRAEGTGEWHGKPRNWLHFGDDYQYLAFSDHGEGVNRNLSGHQVGLAHFAYVTNNIDGVIQRLTSAGYPIHNPGTENPYRKNVYFIDPAGFEIEFVEYLSDDPKLRNSSEE; encoded by the coding sequence ATGATCCAACTTGAGCATGTAAACTTAGTCGTAAAAGACATTCCTGCAGTACTAAAATTCTATCTTGTTGCCTTCCCACATTGGAAAGTAAGAGCAGAGGGGACAGGCGAATGGCATGGTAAACCAAGAAACTGGCTGCATTTTGGCGATGATTATCAATATCTCGCGTTTAGTGATCATGGTGAAGGCGTCAATCGAAATCTGTCCGGACATCAAGTTGGGCTCGCGCATTTTGCCTATGTAACAAACAATATTGATGGCGTCATACAACGCTTAACTTCTGCAGGCTACCCGATTCATAATCCCGGGACAGAAAATCCATATCGGAAAAATGTCTACTTTATTGATCCGGCTGGCTTTGAAATAGAATTCGTCGAATACCTCAGCGACGATCCAAAATTACGTAACTCTTCCGAAGAATAA
- a CDS encoding YjgN family protein, which yields MNQRHLSNGMNFKGQSGEFFGIWIVNILLSIITLGLYSPWAKVRTMRYFYGNTFLNGDNFEYHATPYQILKGRLLALAIMTMFVIVNLFSPSVSQILIFIFYLAIPWFMWSNARFDAAMTSYRNVHFSFNASCADAYAVILGRVIVAFAIFFGLGILFSVVVKILPHHYMQAITIIYIVMIAPVIIALYAWLFSGVKNYFVNGYQYGNLKFSASLETGFFSQLFFKAFAISAVLMSITAMVILSVRSSFFMSTQSHLLLMRSFDTALFALIFIPALLLVAVVQSYITVRTQNYILSQLQLNITEQEEPNYQFKSTLKVEDHLWLTASNILIQIFTLGLARPWVMVRTAHYVMNNTMVIGDLEQLKAIGQATPDKSAFSDEVAQAYNIDLGIG from the coding sequence GTGAATCAGCGACACCTCTCAAACGGGATGAATTTTAAAGGCCAAAGTGGCGAGTTCTTTGGTATTTGGATCGTTAACATTTTACTCTCAATTATTACTCTAGGTCTTTATTCTCCTTGGGCAAAAGTAAGAACCATGCGCTACTTTTATGGTAATACTTTTCTTAATGGTGATAACTTTGAATATCATGCCACCCCTTACCAAATTTTAAAAGGAAGATTATTGGCTTTAGCTATAATGACCATGTTCGTTATTGTTAATTTATTTTCTCCTTCTGTAAGTCAAATTTTAATTTTTATTTTTTATCTTGCTATTCCTTGGTTTATGTGGAGCAACGCTCGATTTGATGCAGCAATGACCAGCTACCGTAATGTTCATTTTTCATTTAATGCTTCATGTGCAGATGCCTATGCAGTGATCCTTGGTCGTGTCATTGTCGCATTCGCTATATTTTTCGGTTTGGGAATATTATTTAGTGTAGTTGTAAAAATTCTCCCCCATCATTATATGCAAGCAATCACTATTATTTATATAGTAATGATTGCGCCAGTAATAATTGCTCTCTATGCTTGGCTTTTTTCAGGAGTCAAGAATTATTTCGTCAATGGTTATCAATATGGCAATTTGAAATTCAGTGCTTCACTCGAAACTGGTTTCTTTAGTCAATTATTTTTTAAAGCTTTCGCCATAAGCGCTGTTCTCATGAGCATCACTGCAATGGTGATTCTTTCTGTTCGCAGTTCATTCTTTATGAGTACTCAATCACATTTACTATTAATGCGTTCATTCGATACGGCTCTTTTTGCTTTAATTTTTATCCCCGCACTACTCTTGGTTGCAGTTGTCCAATCTTACATAACCGTTAGAACGCAAAATTATATTCTCTCTCAGCTTCAACTCAACATCACAGAACAAGAAGAACCGAATTATCAGTTTAAATCGACCTTAAAGGTAGAGGATCACCTTTGGTTAACAGCATCCAACATTCTTATCCAGATATTTACTCTTGGACTAGCCAGACCTTGGGTGATGGTTCGTACTGCTCATTATGTGATGAATAATACGATGGTGATCGGTGATTTAGAGCAACTCAAAGCTATTGGCCAAGCAACACCTGATAAATCCGCTTTCTCCGATGAAGTTGCCCAAGCTTATAATATTGATCTTGGAATCGGTTAA
- a CDS encoding M48 family metallopeptidase, producing the protein MKFKGKAFPPKSSVRHNAELDVSRIDSVALSVADEKLICDLNHIEISESMGHLPDRFVLPSGWVFIPEKTQELNQWLKQYGNTTFLSRLESKQKIWLSSLLLLIVLGLGSYHYILPWFSDSIAEAVPHKLTQKLGDITLQTLEESLQPSQISQEQQQQIRQRFKNQLTAFNVPLDNVEIFFYSSDFGANAFALPGGKIIILDDMINLMRTPEQLDSVLFHELGHVYHRHMLKGLVYSSLLSVGMALLTGDNAMLIDSMAAGGLFILMNRYTQEAEREADLFAKQAMLNIHAETKPMVEMFELLNQSTSSPMNYPQWLSSHPRLDDRIQASQ; encoded by the coding sequence ATGAAATTTAAAGGAAAGGCTTTCCCACCAAAGTCTTCGGTGCGACATAACGCAGAACTTGACGTCAGTCGAATTGATTCAGTAGCACTGTCTGTTGCTGATGAGAAGCTTATTTGCGACCTAAACCATATTGAGATATCTGAATCAATGGGACATTTACCCGATCGCTTTGTTTTGCCAAGTGGCTGGGTTTTTATCCCTGAGAAAACGCAAGAACTCAATCAATGGCTTAAGCAATATGGGAATACCACCTTTCTAAGTAGATTAGAGTCAAAACAAAAAATTTGGCTGTCGTCTCTGCTTTTGTTGATTGTCCTTGGTTTAGGGAGTTATCACTACATCTTGCCCTGGTTCAGTGATAGCATCGCCGAAGCTGTACCTCATAAGCTTACCCAAAAACTTGGTGATATCACTCTACAAACCTTGGAAGAGAGTTTACAGCCCTCTCAGATTAGCCAAGAGCAACAACAGCAAATAAGACAAAGGTTCAAAAATCAACTAACAGCCTTCAATGTCCCTTTAGACAATGTAGAAATCTTTTTTTACTCATCAGATTTTGGGGCAAATGCGTTTGCTTTGCCTGGGGGAAAAATCATTATATTGGATGATATGATCAACCTAATGAGAACCCCTGAGCAATTGGATAGTGTGCTTTTCCATGAACTTGGCCATGTTTATCATCGCCATATGCTTAAAGGGCTGGTTTACTCCAGCTTGCTTTCCGTAGGCATGGCGCTACTCACAGGCGATAATGCGATGTTAATTGATAGTATGGCCGCCGGGGGGCTATTTATTCTTATGAATCGATATACCCAAGAAGCAGAAAGAGAAGCCGACCTCTTTGCTAAGCAAGCCATGCTAAACATACATGCTGAGACGAAACCTATGGTAGAGATGTTTGAGTTACTGAACCAATCTACATCTTCGCCGATGAACTATCCTCAATGGCTGAGTAGTCATCCTAGGTTAGATGACCGCATCCAAGCATCACAATAA
- a CDS encoding histone deacetylase, which yields MLPLIYHPIYSQLDLPVGHRYPIMKYAYLYQAVLAEREKGHWTIPAVFFQPKPLGIETIKQVHSEEYVDLLVSGQLPAAKMRRIGFPWSDALIERTLTSAGGTVMTAEKAYEHGVAIHLSGGYHHAHRDFGSGFCLFNDLVLAAKQMLTMEAIDKVLIIDSDVHHGDGTATLCADESDIITLSFHCDKNFPARKPDSDLDIPLARGTDDAAFLSTFKSVVEMAINLHRPDLIIYDAGVDIHTDDELGFLNVSTQAIYERDTFLMTCAKQNQIPVAAVVGGGYRSEHADLVPIHMQLIRAARSVFSDSQ from the coding sequence ATGCTTCCTCTGATCTACCATCCGATTTATTCACAACTTGATTTACCTGTGGGTCATCGTTACCCAATCATGAAATATGCCTATCTATACCAAGCTGTACTCGCAGAGCGAGAAAAAGGTCATTGGACGATCCCTGCTGTCTTTTTCCAACCAAAGCCACTTGGTATCGAAACCATAAAACAAGTGCATAGTGAAGAGTACGTCGATCTTTTGGTCAGTGGCCAGTTACCTGCTGCAAAGATGCGTCGGATAGGCTTTCCTTGGAGTGATGCACTCATTGAGCGTACGTTGACTTCTGCTGGTGGGACGGTAATGACCGCCGAAAAAGCATATGAACACGGAGTAGCTATTCATTTAAGTGGTGGCTACCATCATGCCCATCGTGATTTCGGCAGTGGCTTTTGTTTGTTTAATGATCTAGTACTTGCCGCTAAGCAGATGTTAACCATGGAAGCCATTGATAAAGTGTTGATCATTGACAGTGATGTTCATCATGGTGATGGCACTGCAACGTTATGCGCAGATGAATCGGATATCATTACTTTGTCTTTTCACTGCGATAAGAACTTCCCAGCCAGAAAGCCGGATTCCGATTTAGATATCCCGTTGGCAAGAGGGACAGACGACGCTGCCTTTTTATCGACCTTTAAAAGTGTGGTTGAAATGGCGATCAATCTGCATCGACCTGATTTAATTATTTATGATGCGGGAGTCGATATCCATACTGACGATGAGCTTGGCTTTTTAAATGTTTCAACTCAAGCTATCTATGAGAGGGATACCTTCTTGATGACATGTGCGAAACAAAACCAGATTCCCGTTGCGGCTGTTGTTGGAGGAGGTTACCGCAGTGAGCACGCTGACCTAGTTCCTATCCATATGCAGTTGATTCGTGCGGCACGAAGTGTATTTTCAGACTCCCAATAA
- a CDS encoding DNA topoisomerase III: MTRLFIAEKPSLGRAIASALPNPQKKEQGFIRCGNGDIVTWCIGHLLEQVEPDVYDERYKKWNLADLPIVPEQWQLRPRSSASKQLTVIRKLLKEASQVIHAGDPDREGQLLVDEVLDYCKLSKAKKEATQRLLISDLNLPAVKRAINTMRSNRDFIPLSVSALARSRADWLYGMNMSRAYTLLGQQAGYQGVLSVGRVQTPVLGLVVRRDEEIEHFVPKDYFTLHALIPYQDHNGTFDIRARWKPSEACKPWQDEDGRVLSRKLVENVAQRIANQPATVVESEQKQTKQSAPLPYSLSSLQIDAAKRYGMSAQQVLDTCQALYERHKLITYPRSDCRYLPQEHFAQAASVTAAISHNDAALQTAVFGANLSLKSKAWNDKKVDAHHAIIPTPKQVNPAALSADQSKVYQLIARQYLMQFYPPAVYAEAKLVFDIAGGTFIAKGRQLVEPGWKTLMGKTDKEEEGIDTVPPLTKGTVLTCREGEIKDRKTEPPKHFTEATLLQAMTGIARYVANKELKKILRETDGLGTEATRAGILDTLFKRQLLTRQGKSILSSPAGRGLIHALPEESTFPDMTAHWEHQLQGMAERNQAYLPFMQALEQRIDGLMQQVKQGGVPDSLRSLPKVERPAFKRKKRSYKKSKTTAASGRRKSTQ, from the coding sequence ATGACTCGTCTGTTTATTGCCGAAAAACCCAGCTTAGGTCGCGCGATTGCGTCGGCATTGCCTAATCCTCAGAAGAAAGAACAAGGATTTATTCGTTGTGGCAATGGCGATATCGTCACTTGGTGTATTGGACATTTGCTGGAGCAGGTGGAGCCAGATGTTTATGACGAGCGTTATAAGAAATGGAACCTCGCCGATCTCCCTATCGTCCCAGAGCAGTGGCAATTGAGACCGAGGTCAAGTGCCAGTAAGCAGTTGACGGTTATTCGTAAGCTTCTCAAAGAAGCCTCTCAAGTGATCCATGCTGGTGACCCAGACAGGGAAGGGCAACTCCTGGTTGATGAGGTGTTAGATTACTGTAAGTTGTCTAAAGCTAAAAAAGAAGCCACCCAGCGTTTATTGATTTCAGACTTAAACCTACCAGCGGTAAAGCGAGCCATCAATACTATGCGTAGCAACCGCGACTTCATTCCTCTGTCCGTTTCTGCGCTAGCTCGTTCGCGAGCGGATTGGTTGTATGGGATGAACATGTCTAGAGCTTACACGCTGCTGGGACAGCAAGCGGGCTATCAAGGTGTGTTGTCAGTAGGACGTGTACAAACACCAGTTTTGGGCTTAGTTGTGCGGCGGGATGAAGAGATTGAACACTTTGTTCCGAAGGACTATTTTACCTTGCACGCACTGATCCCATATCAAGATCACAATGGTACATTCGACATTCGAGCTCGTTGGAAACCGAGTGAAGCGTGTAAACCTTGGCAAGATGAAGATGGCCGAGTCTTGAGCCGAAAACTGGTTGAGAACGTCGCGCAACGAATTGCTAATCAGCCCGCTACAGTAGTCGAATCTGAACAAAAGCAAACCAAGCAATCGGCCCCATTGCCTTACTCTCTGTCTTCATTACAAATTGATGCCGCAAAACGTTACGGCATGAGTGCTCAGCAAGTTTTAGATACTTGTCAGGCTTTATATGAAAGACATAAGCTGATCACCTATCCACGTTCCGACTGTCGCTATCTTCCTCAAGAGCATTTTGCTCAAGCCGCTTCCGTGACTGCCGCGATCAGCCATAATGACGCAGCGTTACAAACTGCTGTTTTTGGTGCAAACCTGAGTCTGAAATCTAAAGCTTGGAATGATAAAAAAGTCGATGCTCACCATGCAATTATTCCTACTCCTAAGCAAGTTAACCCCGCTGCGTTATCCGCTGATCAAAGCAAAGTTTACCAGTTGATTGCTCGTCAATACTTAATGCAATTTTATCCACCGGCAGTGTATGCTGAGGCGAAGTTAGTCTTTGATATTGCAGGAGGTACTTTTATTGCTAAAGGTCGACAGCTGGTTGAACCCGGTTGGAAAACCTTAATGGGTAAAACCGATAAGGAAGAAGAAGGGATCGATACGGTTCCTCCGTTAACGAAAGGGACAGTCCTTACCTGCCGTGAAGGAGAAATTAAGGATCGCAAAACTGAGCCTCCGAAGCACTTTACAGAAGCGACTTTGTTGCAAGCTATGACGGGTATCGCCAGATACGTGGCAAACAAAGAGCTGAAAAAAATACTACGTGAAACAGATGGTCTTGGCACTGAAGCGACCCGCGCAGGGATTTTGGATACTTTGTTTAAGCGTCAACTACTGACTCGGCAAGGAAAATCCATTCTCAGTTCACCAGCAGGGAGAGGCTTAATTCATGCTTTGCCAGAAGAGTCTACGTTTCCAGATATGACGGCACATTGGGAGCATCAACTGCAAGGTATGGCAGAGCGTAACCAAGCTTATTTACCATTCATGCAAGCGTTGGAGCAGCGTATTGATGGGTTAATGCAGCAAGTTAAACAGGGAGGTGTCCCAGATTCATTACGATCCTTACCTAAAGTAGAACGGCCAGCATTTAAACGTAAAAAACGCAGCTATAAGAAAAGCAAAACAACAGCGGCATCGGGAAGGCGCAAATCAACTCAGTAA
- a CDS encoding NAD(P)H nitroreductase: protein MEALDLLLNRRSIAKLSEPAPEGKALENIIRAGLRAPDHAGLTPWRFVIAQGDGLKKLSDILVKAAQAENSDDAIIEKVKNAPFRAPMVITVIAKVTPHDKVPALEQHLSAGCAVQAMQMAAVAQGFQGFWRSGKWMFHPEVHQAFGLEGEDEIVGFLYLGTPGCTPLKVPERDLTQFVEFI from the coding sequence ATGGAAGCTCTTGATCTTTTGCTTAATCGCCGCTCAATCGCCAAATTGTCTGAACCAGCACCAGAGGGTAAAGCATTAGAGAATATTATTCGTGCAGGCCTAAGAGCGCCTGATCATGCAGGTCTTACTCCTTGGCGTTTTGTGATTGCTCAAGGCGATGGCCTGAAAAAACTGTCTGATATTTTAGTGAAAGCAGCACAGGCAGAAAACAGTGATGATGCGATCATTGAAAAAGTAAAAAATGCACCTTTTCGCGCACCTATGGTGATCACTGTGATTGCTAAAGTGACCCCTCATGACAAAGTGCCAGCGTTGGAGCAGCACCTGTCGGCTGGTTGTGCTGTTCAAGCGATGCAAATGGCAGCGGTTGCGCAAGGCTTTCAAGGCTTTTGGCGCTCGGGTAAATGGATGTTCCATCCCGAGGTACATCAGGCCTTTGGCTTGGAAGGGGAAGATGAGATTGTCGGTTTTCTTTATCTTGGTACGCCAGGGTGTACTCCATTAAAAGTGCCAGAACGAGATCTCACTCAGTTTGTTGAGTTTATCTAA